Proteins encoded together in one Vitis vinifera cultivar Pinot Noir 40024 chromosome 4, ASM3070453v1 window:
- the LOC100252405 gene encoding uncharacterized protein LOC100252405 translates to MTKFRKLGRPTGHRMSMLRTMVSQLVKHERIETTVAKAKEIRRLADNMVQLGKEGSLCAARRAAAFVRGDDVIHKLFTELAYRYKDRAGGYTRLLRTRIRVGDAAPMAYIEFIDRENELRQSKPATPQPPQRVPLDPWTRSRLCKQFAPPKEDKSSDPEI, encoded by the exons ATGACGAAGTTCAGAAAGCTTGGTCGGCCCACTGGCCATAGAATgtccatgctcag AACAATGGTGTCGCAGTTGGTGAAGCACGAGCGCATTGAAACCACCGTTGCCAAG GCTAAAGAGATCCGGCGGCTTGCTGATAACATGGTACAACTTGGAAAAGAG GGTTCTCTTTGTGCTGCAAGGCGTGCAGCAGCCTTTGTGCGAGGGGATGATGTGATTCACAAGCTATTCACTGAACTGGCTTATAGATACAA AGATAGAGCTGGTGGATATACAAGATTACTTCGAACTCGCATACGAGTTGGTGATGCTGCACCAATGGCCTATATTGA GTTTATAGATAGAGAGAATGAGCTTAGACAGTCAAAACCTGCAACACCTCAGCCACCACAGAGAGTGCCCTTGGATCCCTGGACAAGATCCCGTCTCTGCAAGCAGTTTGCTCCCCCTAAGGAGGATAAGAGCTCTgatcctgagatttga
- the LOC100243761 gene encoding uncharacterized protein LOC100243761: protein MGSLEEEMLVQMVHDFIESESATPLCSSTSESLNPEQLQSKYFTLLEVLRSRTDAESGVLEKVVRHMRNKRDADRSNSLKKWFVRRLKMDGFNASLCQTSWPTTLGCSAGDYEYIDVVMKGDKSSGGGGSVRIIVDIDFKSQFGVARPTSAYTQLSEALPSIYVGNEDKLDRIISILSSAAKQSLRERGLHIPPWRTDAYMRAKWLSDCHKVPAPHHAIAFSRENGEAKSSAHGSSKPSKWAPPMVKPKTRDLGGESALSSQFSNLGINCC, encoded by the exons ATGGGTAGTTTAGAGGAGGAGATGTTGGTTcagatggtccatgatttcattgaGTCAGAATCTGCAACGCCCCTTTGCTCTTCCACCTCTGAGAGCCTAAATCCCGAGCAACTGCAGTCCAAGTATTTTACTTTACTG GAGGTTTTGAGGAGCAGGACAGATGCTGAGAGTGGGGTTCTTGAGAAGGTGGTGAGGCATATGAGAAACAAGAGGGATGCGGACAGGAGTAACAGTTTGAAGAAATGGTTTGTCAGGAGGCTGAAAATGGATGGGTTTAATGCTTCTCTTTGCCAAACGTCTTGGCCTACTACCTTGGGTTGTTCTGCTG GTGACTATGAATACATTGATGTTGTAATGAAAGGCGATAAGagtagtggtggtggtggttcaGTGAGAATAATAGTGGACATAGACTTCAAGTCCCAGTTTGGAGTTGCGAGGCCAACATCAGCCTACACACAGCTCTCTGAGGCGCTCCCATCAATCTATGTTGGGAATGAAGACAAACTTGATAGGATAATCAGCATCCTAAGCTCAGCAGCAAAGCAATCACTGAGAGAGAGAGGGCTTCACATACCCCCATGGAGAACAGACGCATACATGAGGGCCAAGTGGCTCTCAGACTGCCACAAAGTACCAGCTCCTCATCATGCCATCGCTTTTAGCAGAGAAAATGGAGAAGCCAAGAGTAGTGCACATGGCTCCTCTAAGCCCTCAAAGTGGGCACCTCCCATGGTGAAACCCAAAACAAGGGATTTGGGTGGTGAGTCTGCCTTGtctagtcaattctctaacttGGGCATCAACTGCTGCTAA
- the LOC100248912 gene encoding UDP-glucuronate:xylan alpha-glucuronosyltransferase 1: MRGAMGSTQSPIEARQRLSVSIEDTYKRRSQRSKVKDEKPFHIPIQDRSTKCKFPALKLVLVIIVCGTFITLFYSPAVCNDHISHANSRPSFVNRWIWGGSDPRYISDLDVNWDDISKVIDQLVDMNQYQGIGLLNFNKTEVNNWKQLIPQTSHIVLHLDYAEKNVTWDTLYPEWIDEEEEDEVPICPLLPKLEAPKKRLDLIAVKLPCRNEGNWSRDIARLHLQLAAAQLAASVKGNYPVHLLFITSCFPIPNLFTCKELAAREGNTWLYKPNLNVLREKVQLPVGSCELAVPLKVKERVYSGDVRREAYATILHSAHVYVCGAIAAAQSIRLAGSTRDLVILVDETISDYHRSGLEAAGWKIRTIQRIRNPKAEKDAYNEWNYSKFRLWQLTDYDKIIFIDADLLVLRNIDFLFGMPEISATGNNGSLFNSGVMVVEPSNCTFQLLMDHINEIESYNGGDQGYLNEIFTWWHRIPRHMNFLKHFWIGDEEEKKQMKTHLFGAEPPILYVLHYLGLKPWLCYRDYDCNWNSDIFQEFASDVAHTRWWRVHDAMPEQLQQFCMLGSKQKAGLEWDRRQAEKANYSDGHWRIKINDRRLHKCIDNLCSWKGMLRHWGETNWTDDEIFTPTPPAITMASLSG, translated from the exons ATGAGAGGAGCAATGGGTTCAACGCAGAGCCCAATTGAGGCTAGACAACGGCTATCTGTATCTAT TGAAGATACATACAAAAGAAGGTCACAGAGGAGTAAAGTTAAAGATGAGAAGCCCTTTCACATCCCCATACAAGACAGGAGCACAAAATGCAAGTTTCCTGCATTGAAGCTGGTACTAGTTATAATTGTATGTGGCACTTTTATTACACTCTTCTACTCTCCAGCTGTTTGTAATGACCATATATCACACGCTAACTCCCG GCCAAGTTTTGTTAACAGGTGGATATGGGGTGGTTCAGATCCACGGTATATATCGGATTTAGATGTTAATTGGGATGATATCTCAAAAGTCATTGATCAGCTTGTTGACATGAATCAATATCAGGGAATTGGTCTTCTAAACTTCAATAAGACTGAAGTCAATAATTGGAAGCAGCTTATTCCCCAAACAAGTCACATTGTTCTGCACCTGGACTACGCTGAAAAAAATGTGACCTGGGATACCTTATATCCGGAGTGGATtgatgaggaagaagaagatgaagtccCCATTTGCCCATTGCTGCCAAAGCTTGAAGCCCCGAAAAAACGGCTTGATCTTATTGCTGTGAAGCTCCCCTGCCGGAATGAAGGAAACTGGTCCAGAGACATTGCTCGGTTGCACTTGCAGCTGGCGGCAGCACAGCTTGCAGCCTCTGTCAAAGGCAATTACCCTGTGCATTTGCTGTTTATTACCAGCTGTTTTCCAATACCAAACTTGTTTACTTGCAAGGAACTTGCTGCCCGTGAAGGGAATACATGGTTGTACAAACCAAATTTGAATGTACTGAGGGAAAAGGTCCAACTCCCAGTTGGGTCATGCGAACTTGCAGTTCCACTCAAGGTCAAAG AGCGGGTTTACTCTGGAGATGTTCGTAGAGAAGCATATGCAACAATCCTGCATTCTGCTCATGTCTATGTGTGTGGAGCTATAGCAGCAGCCCAAAGTATTCGTTTGGCAGGGTCCACCCGAGACCTTGTGATACTTGTCGATGAGACAATCAGTGATTACCACAGAAGTGGACTTGAGGCAGCTGGGTGGAAAATCAGGACAATCCAAAGGATCAGGAACCCAAAAGCTGAAAAGGATGCTTACAATGAATGGAACTACAGCAAGTTCCGCTTATGGCAGCTGACAGACTATGATAAGATCATTTTTATTGATGCAGATTTGCTTGTGCTGAGGAATATTGATTTCTTGTTTGGGATGCCAGAAATCTCTGCAACAGGAAACAATGGCTCTCTATTCAACTCTGGTGTAATGGTGGTTGAGCCATCAAACTGCACATTCCAGCTTTTGATGGATCACATCAATGAGATTGAGTCCTACAATGGTGGAGACCAGGGGTACCTGAATGAAATCTTCACATGGTGGCATAGGATTCCAAGACACATGAATTTCTTGAAGCATTTCTGGATTGGTGATGAGGAAGAgaagaaacaaatgaaaactCATCTTTTTGGAGCTGAGCCTCCAATTCTTTATGTCCTTCACTATCTGGGTTTAAAGCCATGGCTGTGCTACAGGGACTATGATTGTAACTGGAATTCGGACATATTTCAAGAGTTTGCAAGTGATGTTGCTCACACTAGGTGGTGGAGAGTGCATGATGCAATGCCAGAACAACTGCAGCAGTTTTGCATGTTGGGCTCTAAGCAAAAGGCAGGATTAGAATGGGACAGGAGGCAGGCTGAGAAAGCAAACTACAGTGATGGACATTGGAGAATCAAAATAAACGATCGTCGTTTACACAAGTGTATTGACAACTTATGCTCCTGGAAGGGCATGTTACGGCACTGGGGCGAGACAAATTGGACAGACGATGAAATTTTCACTCCAACACCACCTGCAATCACCATGGCATCTCTTTCTGGCTAG